A single region of the Tepidisphaeraceae bacterium genome encodes:
- the rpiA gene encoding ribose-5-phosphate isomerase RpiA: MNAKHRAAEAALTYVTSDSVIGIGTGSTADYFIRALGDALQAERLRNVRGVPTSLSSERLARHLGIGIVSLSEYPQLDIAVDGADEIDPHLDMIKGLGGALLREKIVAQSAARMIVIADEGKLVPTLGTKSPLPVEVAAFSHEIHVGHLRQLGGEPTLRRSDDGTIFTTDNGNYIYDCKFPRIDRPRELELAIRARAGVIDTGLFLGIATVAIIGSETGVRQIQRT, encoded by the coding sequence ATGAATGCGAAGCATCGGGCGGCAGAGGCGGCGCTAACTTACGTGACGTCGGACAGCGTGATCGGCATCGGCACGGGGTCGACGGCCGACTACTTCATCCGCGCGCTCGGCGATGCGCTGCAGGCGGAGCGGCTGCGCAACGTGCGCGGCGTGCCGACGTCGTTGTCGTCGGAACGGCTCGCACGTCATCTGGGCATCGGCATCGTCTCGCTGAGCGAATACCCACAACTGGACATCGCGGTCGACGGGGCCGACGAGATCGACCCGCACCTGGACATGATCAAGGGCCTCGGCGGGGCGCTGCTGCGCGAGAAGATCGTCGCCCAAAGCGCCGCCCGCATGATTGTGATCGCCGACGAAGGCAAGCTCGTGCCGACGCTCGGCACGAAGTCGCCGTTACCGGTTGAGGTGGCGGCCTTCTCGCACGAGATCCACGTCGGGCACCTGCGCCAACTGGGCGGCGAACCCACGCTCCGCCGATCGGATGACGGGACGATCTTCACGACCGACAACGGCAACTACATCTACGACTGCAAGTTCCCCCGCATCGACCGGCCACGCGAGTTGGAACTGGCCATCCGCGCCCGCGCCGGCGTCATCGACACCGGCCTGTTCCTCGGAATCGCCACCGTCGCCATCATCGGCAGCGAGACTGGTGTGCG